The Musa acuminata AAA Group cultivar baxijiao chromosome BXJ2-2, Cavendish_Baxijiao_AAA, whole genome shotgun sequence genome contains the following window.
TAGCGCGGCGGCCGCGCCGAGGCCACTGGCGGGCCCAGGGTTCACATGCCCTCTGCCACTTCTGGGACGCCTACGACTGCCACCAATCACATTGTAACGTAACCAGAgcgagaaggagagggagagacgTTACCGGTGGGGACACCAAGCTGCCATCCATCTCCCATCGCTCAGTTCCCTCGTCCTCTCCAACGCTCATATAAGATCATGAACAATACAGGATCTCGCCTCATCTTGCTTGCCGCGTGATTGGAGTCGGCGATGAAGACCGGCTCTATCTTTACGCGAGTCTTGAAGCTGACGTGCGTCGGAGCTGCTACTGGTTGCCTTCTAATCATCTTCTCAGCGGTTGGGTCATTCTTTGATCTCTCTTGTTAGCTTTTGGGTTATATTTTGGTTTATTTGAGTCGCTTTCCGGGATGGATGGGGACATTATCCTTACGGTAGGAATTAtatgtttttctttctttgttgctAAGAaccattaaaatatattatttattaagacGTTCACAGGTATCTCTCCTAAAATATAGCAGGAATGATCGATGACATTATCTATCTTGTCTTATGCACTCGAGTCACAAACATTTCACCTGAAGTCCTCAGTCCTGCTTCAACAGATGCTCATGTTCATCTAACTGATCTATTAACTTTGCTGTGTGTGAATCACtaatataaaaatctaaaatctaaaatatttaaatatttaaatatttaaatatgaattaataataaatatattcatCAGACTGATGATTCTTAATCCAAGTATTTGTCCACGAGAGACTAGATCTCGAATGTTCCACTTGTATTCTAAATTTAATATTGTTCCAtatgaaaaagataaaattacatcCTCTCAAATGCTTCAATTCCTTTATCTGTCTTCAAACATGTCTTCATCTCCTTCAATCGGATCAGCATAAGTAACCTAAGATTATTGGGTCAATTGGTCAAGGCCAGTAGTGTCGTGGCGTAAATTATTCATGCCTCTTCCCTCCCAAGCCGATACGACCAGTGAAACGTTCCGACAGCTTACATCATGGTCGAATGACGGTGGAGATCCGAGGCTAATAGCAGCAGAACGCTGTAGATAAGTTGGTGGCGGCTGCGGCCGAGTAGTATTCGTAAGCTTACTGTAACTCTTTGGATTGAAAGGGATGGCATGCCGACTAGGTCCACTATCACATTTGAAGAAAGCGTCGTTGAAAGGAAGGAAAGCACAGCGACTGTTCTTGGTGCAATGAAGATAAGTGGCCACCTACCTCCCAATACTCCCCCTTGTCGGCTCAACTTCCATGCACCTCGTTGAAGTCAAGTGTGATGTGTGGAAagctctctttcttttctttctttccatgTCTCGTCTACCTGTAATCCTTATCCAGGAAGAGACTGAACCCAAGGTGCATGATGAAATGCTGCAAAAAAGGACCGCGGCGGAATAGGGAGATGGTTTTCATACGAGGACGATGCTGCATGGCGCACGGTGGGCAGGAATCGACGAAATGGAATCTCCTGTCATCCCGGCAGCTTTACACCGTATCCATGACGAGCCCACGTCGAACATGGCGACTCGAGGGATCAAACACATATGCATGCGCGAGTGATGTTTAAAGTTGATGTGACACAGTACGTACCTTTGATTCGCTATGGTGCGATGCCAATCACACGTTCATTGCTAATTAACTAATGATGGCGCTTGATGAGATGTGACTAGCGATGGCAAGCGAGCTACAGTTCTTTCGATTACACACGTCTAGGTTGGGTGTTGATAGAAGAATGAGTAATTGAATGATTAGCCATATTAAAATCGACAAGCTGAATGGCAGATCTGTAGACTGGTAGTGGAATTTGCTAATATTCGTGTCGATTACTTTCTTGTTGGGGCTTCAGAGAAATAATGTGCTGATGGAGTTGGAGTTCACTAAGACTGTGCGGGCCAGGCTAAATGACGGCCCACCCATGACGGCCCATTTACTTCTCGAAGGTCATTTACTTCTCGAAGGTTCGAGAGAAGTTTATTACATAATGGGGGTTTTCGGATTTGGAAATAACTAATTTGCCCCATCAATCAGATGGGTTTACTAATCTTGATGGGTTTAATcagagataaaatattttattcaaaTATTATTCGGTAATTATACAAATGATTAAAAATAGGATACtacatgataaaaatataaaaataagtaaaaaaatcaaatttaaacACAATACTATAATGCATACTATAATGCGTTGGGCCTTAGCCCACGTATTGGCCTCCATCGACAAGTTTAACTCCGAACAGAGTTCTCCATCTAAGCACCCCTCTGTGGCTTCCAAATTTCTGCTCCCATTGCCATCTCGCACTGCATCGCATCGCAGCGCCATGGTTCTCGAGGTCAGGCCGATCTGCTTGATCTCTTGTTTTCTACTTCTGGTTGCGAGATTTCTTTGAACGTGTAGGGTTTTCGCTAACAATTTTGTTGTTCGGTTCTTGCAGGCCACCATGATCTGCATCGACAACTCCGAGTGGATGCGGAATGGGGATTACTCGCCCAGCCGATTCCAAGCCCAAGCCGACGCCATCAATCTCATATGCGGAGCTAAAACTCAGGTGCTCCCGCGTGGAAAATTGATTCTTGAATTGAGGGTTTGATTCTGGGCTTTTTGGGGATTGGGGGTTAAATGCATCATCTTTTTTGTTTCTGATTGGTTGTGGTGTGACCTGGGAGCTCGGAATGATTGTTTGGACAGTCGAATCCGGAGAACACGGTGGGCGTGTTGACGATGGCGGGCAAAGGGGTCCGTGTGTTGGTGACACCCACGAGCGATCTTGGAAAGATACTGGCTTGCCTGCATGGTAGGGTTTTCCACTGCCAGATCTTTCTTATCCCCTTACTTGGTTTGTACCTTTTTTCATCACCGTGCTTTTGCTGCGCTTATAGTGCAACCTAACCCTTGCTGATTCACATTGTTCTAATGCCTTCATGTCTTCTAAAATCATTCGTAATCACTTTTGGCCGTgatatattcctttaattttgaaGCATGTGCCATGCATGACACCAATTTTTTCTGCCAAAACGGAAAGGAGTATATTTACTaagtttttcttttctgtttctgGCAGCTGTGGTTCTTAGTAATGTGTTTAAGCTTCCTTATCTTGGCTTATATGTGTGACTCTCCCAACTTGAAGTATTGCTGAGAAGATAAACAATGATGAGTGATTGTTTTGTTCAACGCATTTATAATTCAAGGCCTCGTAGAGGAAGCCCAACATGTTAGATAAGGACCTGGGGTAATTATGCTACAAACAAAGGTGGGAAAAATCTGAACTTCGTATCTGATTTGGATGAAGTAGATACTGAACAAAATAAAGAAGTTCAGCTTGAGgagcttgatttccatgatataaAAGTGAAAGTTCCAAGTCGATAGTAGATCTTTTTAACCTCTCGTTTATATTTGTTTAACTTGAGTAATAGTAtcaatttgttgaatatttctggTTTGTTCCATATAGTTGGTTCATGGAACTGACTCAGGATGTTCCTTATGTTTCTAAATCTAATTTTAGATTTGTACTATAAACATGCATAGCAGAATTGATATTAAGGAAAATTGATTTGTATTgttgaaaattttcttcctcatgTGAGAGAATTTCTAAGCCCTCTGGTTGATAGTCATATGCTCAGTATTCTTTATGAAATCTTGAAAAGTTTCATTATATATTGATTTCTTTATCTAGGTTTGGATTTTGGTTGTGAGATGAACCTGACTGCGGGAATTCAGGTTGCACAGTTGGCTCTTAAACACCGCCAAAATAAGAAGCAGAAACAAAGGATTATAGTTTTTGCTGGAAGGTACCCTTGAGATCATTCTGTTTTATTTCTTCCACCCCTTTGATACTTATACTAGTCCACAAATTTATTAATGCTCCCTTTTGAATATATCAAGTCCAATTACATATGAAAAGAAGACATTGGAGGCAATTGGGAGGAAATTGAAAAAGAATAGTGTTGCTTTGGATGTTGTTGATTTTGGAGAATCTGATGATGGAAAAGCTGAAAAGCTGGAGACCCTTGTAGCTGCTGTAAACAATAATGACAATAGCCACATAGTTCATGTTTCACCTGGTCCAAATGCTCTTTCTGATGTACTTATCAGGTATTGGTGATTATCTTGAAAGCTAATTAGTAATTACAGCCCTCTTTGATCTTTCATTTATCAGCCACTTAGCTTATACATTTGTCTGCAGCACACCAATCTTTTctggagatggtgaaggaggcaGTGGTTTTGCTGCTGCAGCAGCTGCAGCTTCAGCTGGTGGCGTATCTGGATTTGATTTTGGTGTAGATCCTAACCTAGATCCTGAATTGGCCCTAGCATTGAGGATCTCCATGgaagaggaaagagcaagacaagAAGCTGCTGCCAAAAAGGCTGCTGAGGAGGCTTCAAAAGAGGAAAAGGGAGGGGAGCAGGCTTCAAGTTCCCATGACACAACTATGAGTGAAGCAGTCAACACTTCAGCTGTCATTGCAGATGATAAAAGGCAAAATTTAACGGTCTGTTCTCTTTAACACCACTCTTTAAGTTGTCAACACAAGCT
Protein-coding sequences here:
- the LOC135605698 gene encoding 26S proteasome non-ATPase regulatory subunit 4 homolog, which gives rise to MVLEATMICIDNSEWMRNGDYSPSRFQAQADAINLICGAKTQSNPENTVGVLTMAGKGVRVLVTPTSDLGKILACLHGLDFGCEMNLTAGIQVAQLALKHRQNKKQKQRIIVFAGSPITYEKKTLEAIGRKLKKNSVALDVVDFGESDDGKAEKLETLVAAVNNNDNSHIVHVSPGPNALSDVLISTPIFSGDGEGGSGFAAAAAAASAGGVSGFDFGVDPNLDPELALALRISMEEERARQEAAAKKAAEEASKEEKGGEQASSSHDTTMSEAVNTSAVIADDKRQNLTDVEAALLEQALAMSMDGAKSSSVDMIDADMSDATAEDPELAYALKMSVQESAGDSSTHSGMSKVLEDQSFVSSVLNSLPGVDPNDPSLKDFLASLQDQSETQQKRKEDSPEKDGDK